A genomic stretch from Thermonema lapsum includes:
- a CDS encoding porin family protein yields MQKNILNTFLLAFLPLTCLWAQSSPYSLVGIGNFMPETFAPQQAMGGLGIAYGEFLTGNIKNPALLSKNKNTIFDAAAGARYVWMEDNNRAQTDFGANVDYFSLTLSISKRWSTAFGLMPYTQMNFRTRNVEPVEGTPFEVEYRSQSIGGINTLFWAHGVQLTKSLSVGVRGNYMFGALESETQSMVYTADRDYQVVYYNRLNPKGWAVTPGVFWNKEIGKKRNLNIGATYTYRNQLNTNRFESIERRSEVGATITVDTLYEGEVGTIVLPNRWALGVSLEEPTKWMIGAELSMEKWSDYRFLDKNSHFNNTMEVAVGGVYTPNFRSVDNFFERISYRVGVNYRQLPYELGGNRVEEFGINFGMSMPVGVSPVRFTYLHWNLSLGQRGTVEKNGLQERFVQLGIGVSMNDLMWFKRPKYD; encoded by the coding sequence ATGCAAAAAAATATACTTAACACTTTTCTACTTGCCTTCCTGCCATTGACTTGCCTTTGGGCTCAAAGCTCACCTTATTCTCTTGTGGGTATCGGTAATTTTATGCCCGAAACTTTTGCCCCACAACAAGCCATGGGTGGATTGGGAATAGCCTACGGAGAGTTCCTTACCGGAAACATTAAGAACCCTGCCCTTCTTTCAAAAAACAAAAATACTATTTTTGATGCTGCAGCGGGCGCACGTTATGTGTGGATGGAAGACAACAACCGAGCACAAACAGACTTTGGCGCCAATGTCGATTACTTCTCTTTGACCCTTTCTATTTCCAAGCGTTGGTCTACCGCTTTCGGTTTGATGCCCTATACTCAAATGAACTTTCGTACCCGTAATGTGGAGCCTGTAGAGGGTACTCCTTTTGAAGTAGAGTACCGGTCTCAATCAATAGGGGGAATTAACACGCTCTTTTGGGCGCATGGCGTGCAGTTGACCAAATCGCTCTCGGTAGGCGTGCGTGGCAATTATATGTTTGGTGCGCTTGAAAGCGAAACGCAAAGCATGGTTTATACCGCTGACCGTGATTACCAAGTAGTATATTACAACCGACTGAACCCCAAAGGGTGGGCAGTAACGCCCGGTGTCTTTTGGAATAAAGAGATAGGCAAAAAAAGAAACCTGAACATCGGCGCCACTTATACGTATAGAAACCAGCTGAACACCAATCGCTTTGAGTCCATAGAAAGACGCTCGGAGGTGGGGGCTACCATCACCGTGGACACACTTTACGAAGGAGAGGTGGGCACCATCGTGCTGCCCAACCGCTGGGCATTGGGGGTGAGCCTTGAAGAACCAACCAAGTGGATGATAGGTGCTGAGTTAAGCATGGAAAAATGGAGTGATTACCGTTTTCTAGACAAAAACAGCCACTTCAACAACACCATGGAAGTAGCCGTCGGTGGGGTATATACACCCAACTTTCGTTCTGTAGACAACTTCTTTGAGCGTATTTCTTATCGTGTAGGAGTGAACTACCGACAGCTTCCTTACGAGTTGGGCGGAAACAGAGTAGAAGAGTTTGGCATCAATTTTGGCATGTCTATGCCTGTAGGAGTAAGCCCAGTACGCTTCACTTATCTGCACTGGAACTTATCACTGGGGCAGCGCGGTACTGTAGAAAAGAACGGATTGCAAGAACGTTTCGTACAGCTGGGTATTGGGGTGTCCATGAATGACTTGATGTGGTTTAAACGACCGAAATACGATTAA
- a CDS encoding serine/threonine protein kinase: MQKGDIIHGYRILRDFSTAGGGLSKWSFAEKGGKEYFIKEFLSPKYPTEDAPGSAKSKERKRLACERFEKHHRALMERINERCGKGGNLIFTLDFFREGTTYYKVTEKVDTASLAPIDISRLPLSNRLLILKTVAHSLQILHRAGIVHGDLKPDNILIKETKARLYTTKLIDFDNSYFIGQPPELSEELVGDMVFYAPEVAAYVQGSEAVKPEMLTDKADIFSLGLVFCLYLTGELPAYPAKYSYPGLAVLAGHTLRLSGAEVPYKLKRLVNDMLRLHPHERPAISEVFEVLKAINTDEPYERAPKPLPYKKEEDKESNVVSSPSLKGTLLRKSTGVTTKTTGDEETDKKEAHIGLPKKPTLRGKGLHLGKTGKDEKRSS; the protein is encoded by the coding sequence ATGCAAAAAGGGGACATCATCCATGGCTATCGTATTTTGCGCGACTTCTCGACAGCCGGCGGGGGACTGAGCAAGTGGTCTTTTGCTGAAAAAGGTGGCAAAGAGTACTTTATCAAGGAGTTCCTTTCACCCAAATACCCGACGGAAGACGCACCGGGAAGTGCAAAATCGAAAGAAAGAAAAAGGCTGGCATGTGAGCGCTTCGAGAAGCATCACCGTGCCTTGATGGAACGCATCAACGAGCGCTGCGGAAAAGGTGGCAATCTTATCTTTACACTCGATTTTTTTCGGGAGGGAACTACCTATTACAAAGTAACCGAAAAAGTGGATACGGCTTCGCTTGCCCCCATAGACATCAGCCGCTTGCCTTTGAGCAACCGCTTGTTGATTCTCAAAACCGTTGCCCATTCATTGCAGATACTACACCGCGCTGGCATCGTGCACGGCGACCTTAAGCCCGATAACATCCTCATCAAAGAAACTAAAGCTAGGTTATACACTACCAAGCTCATCGACTTTGATAACAGCTACTTTATAGGACAACCACCGGAACTGTCCGAAGAGCTGGTGGGCGATATGGTCTTTTATGCTCCAGAGGTGGCGGCTTATGTACAGGGCAGCGAGGCTGTTAAGCCCGAAATGCTGACCGATAAAGCCGATATTTTTTCTTTAGGACTTGTTTTCTGCTTGTATTTAACCGGTGAGCTGCCAGCATATCCTGCAAAGTACAGTTATCCCGGCTTGGCAGTCTTAGCAGGGCATACTTTGCGCCTGTCGGGGGCAGAGGTGCCTTATAAACTGAAGCGTCTGGTCAATGACATGCTGCGTTTACATCCTCATGAGCGTCCTGCCATTTCAGAAGTATTTGAGGTGCTGAAAGCCATCAATACCGATGAACCCTATGAGCGGGCGCCAAAGCCTTTACCATACAAAAAAGAAGAAGACAAAGAAAGCAACGTAGTGTCAAGCCCTTCGTTGAAGGGCACCTTGCTGCGCAAGTCCACCGGAGTAACTACAAAAACAACAGGTGATGAAGAAACGGACAAGAAAGAAGCACATATCGGACTGCCTAAAAAGCCTACGTTGCGCGGAAAAGGCTTGCATCTGGGAAAAACTGGTAAAGACGAAAAGCGTAGCTCATGA
- a CDS encoding type III pantothenate kinase — protein MNVGIDIGNTRIKVGVFEQNKLWQYFEFDEFWQLHEWLKAQSHIRHLIVASVGRYRLEDLPTAHIPGVKMQLSHESELPIRITYHTPHTLGVDRVAAAVGGHTLFPEHPVLVIDIGTCITYDLVTEAGEFPGGIISPGVRLRLQAMHAFTARLPHLEWSIEEELPPLVGRSTTEAMKAGAVHAVVGEITFFVESFKKDYPNLQVILCGGDALFFKKQLKFHNFAEPKLVLLGLNRILNYNAKKYT, from the coding sequence ATGAATGTAGGTATTGACATAGGCAATACCCGTATAAAAGTGGGTGTCTTTGAACAGAATAAACTATGGCAATATTTTGAGTTTGATGAGTTCTGGCAGTTGCACGAATGGCTGAAGGCTCAGTCTCATATCCGCCATCTGATAGTTGCCTCTGTAGGCAGGTATAGACTGGAAGACCTGCCTACGGCTCACATCCCAGGCGTGAAAATGCAACTTTCTCATGAGAGTGAACTGCCCATTCGCATTACTTATCACACACCACACACCTTGGGAGTGGACCGTGTGGCAGCCGCTGTAGGAGGGCATACACTTTTTCCCGAACATCCCGTATTGGTGATAGACATAGGCACCTGCATCACCTATGACTTGGTGACGGAAGCAGGAGAATTCCCCGGAGGCATCATATCGCCCGGGGTGCGTCTGCGTCTGCAAGCCATGCATGCTTTTACGGCACGCCTGCCGCATTTAGAGTGGAGCATAGAAGAAGAGCTCCCGCCGCTGGTAGGGCGCAGCACCACAGAAGCGATGAAAGCGGGTGCTGTGCATGCCGTAGTCGGTGAAATTACATTCTTTGTGGAATCTTTTAAAAAAGACTACCCCAACTTACAGGTAATTTTATGTGGAGGCGATGCTTTGTTCTTTAAAAAACAACTAAAATTTCATAACTTCGCAGAGCCAAAATTGGTACTACTTGGGCTGAACCGAATTTTAAACTACAATGCAAAAAAATATACTTAA
- a CDS encoding vWA domain-containing protein — protein MQGLHYNVDIVMCIDATGSMSPIIDRVKENALRFYDDLMETMQQKGKVIDTLRVRVIAFRDFYFDKEKALEMSPFFVLPQEQNQFKAFVDSIVADGGGDEPENGLEALAMAIRSEWNKEGDKRRQIVIVWTDASTHPLELHAAAKPQAYPAGMPADFDELTDWWEGQYMSRAAKRLIIYSPDAYAWTDIANHWENTIHYPSKAGEGLSEVDYQTILDAIANSV, from the coding sequence ATGCAAGGACTGCACTACAACGTAGATATTGTCATGTGCATTGACGCCACGGGCAGTATGTCGCCCATTATTGACCGTGTCAAAGAAAATGCACTGCGCTTTTATGACGACCTGATGGAGACCATGCAGCAAAAAGGCAAAGTCATAGACACCCTGCGGGTGAGGGTCATTGCCTTTCGTGATTTCTATTTCGACAAAGAAAAGGCTCTTGAGATGTCGCCTTTCTTTGTGCTGCCCCAAGAGCAGAATCAATTCAAAGCCTTTGTGGACAGTATTGTGGCAGATGGTGGAGGGGACGAGCCAGAAAACGGGCTGGAAGCTTTGGCGATGGCTATCCGCTCGGAGTGGAACAAAGAAGGAGACAAACGCCGTCAGATTGTCATTGTGTGGACCGATGCCAGCACCCATCCCCTGGAACTGCATGCTGCTGCCAAGCCGCAGGCTTATCCTGCCGGCATGCCCGCCGACTTCGACGAGCTGACCGACTGGTGGGAGGGGCAATACATGAGCCGTGCTGCCAAGCGGCTTATCATTTACTCGCCCGACGCCTATGCATGGACCGATATTGCCAACCATTGGGAGAACACCATACACTATCCTTCCAAGGCGGGCGAAGGCTTGAGCGAAGTGGACTATCAAACCATCTTAGATGCGATTGCCAATAGCGTATGA
- the lptC gene encoding LPS export ABC transporter periplasmic protein LptC, whose protein sequence is MKYTSSGIGWGQALVRCLFLGVSLFLVFACDEERKKGIKEMKVYSGPLIESENIVSLYSDSAKVKIKLEGKKQAQYENGNIDYPEGVKVTFFDDYTRPKAVLSARQGYYYKEKQLYRVVGEVWVKDLKENKSLQTEELFWSPKDKKIYTDKFVIITTPTEIIKGEGLVANEDFSYYEIQKPTGIITLDEEVE, encoded by the coding sequence ATGAAATACACGAGCAGTGGCATCGGATGGGGGCAAGCCCTTGTCCGGTGCCTTTTTTTGGGTGTTTCCCTTTTTCTTGTGTTTGCTTGCGACGAAGAGCGGAAAAAAGGCATCAAGGAGATGAAGGTATACAGTGGTCCACTCATAGAAAGTGAAAATATAGTGTCTTTGTACAGCGATTCTGCCAAAGTGAAAATCAAGCTTGAGGGCAAGAAGCAGGCGCAGTATGAGAATGGCAATATAGATTACCCCGAGGGAGTGAAAGTTACCTTTTTTGATGACTACACACGCCCCAAAGCGGTACTATCGGCAAGACAAGGCTACTATTACAAAGAAAAACAGCTTTACCGGGTAGTAGGCGAGGTGTGGGTGAAAGACTTGAAAGAAAACAAAAGCCTACAAACCGAAGAACTCTTCTGGTCGCCTAAAGACAAGAAAATCTACACCGATAAATTTGTTATCATCACTACCCCCACAGAAATCATCAAAGGGGAGGGCTTAGTTGCCAATGAGGACTTCTCTTATTATGAAATACAGAAACCTACTGGCATCATTACCCTTGATGAAGAGGTGGAATAG
- a CDS encoding protein phosphatase 2C domain-containing protein, which produces MTEVPGFDFVLDKIAGMGEDAPPLRLWDANRQRGLIAVFDGMGGAGSAPCLWEGKEYSGAYVAARLAAQQLSLYFENYEGALEDFAGGLQEKFKDFFARQAEALYPAGQSKLKSRLVRLLPTTMTALLWEPMPNQIDSYRLCVLWAGDSRAYALLPSSIILLTKDDVRQEEGNSDLLDQLVNDAPLSNCIHAGGDFTINQAFYTVEAPVCLLVATDGCFAYLPSPPHFEYLLRHTLEQTHGAGMHSWAEILKEKLHTIAADDASMALVALGEAATDNALLYWVFTKGNAHLYRRFIAPLNELIVQMEELRERKEQIEEKLNVLEQEKQHLRKKLWEAYLASGRMQQF; this is translated from the coding sequence ATGACCGAAGTGCCAGGCTTTGATTTTGTGTTAGATAAAATAGCAGGAATGGGGGAAGATGCCCCCCCACTGCGCTTGTGGGATGCCAACAGACAACGCGGCTTGATTGCCGTCTTCGATGGCATGGGCGGTGCCGGTTCTGCGCCTTGTTTGTGGGAAGGGAAAGAGTATTCTGGCGCCTATGTAGCAGCCCGCCTGGCAGCGCAGCAGCTAAGTCTTTACTTTGAAAACTATGAAGGGGCACTTGAAGACTTTGCCGGAGGCTTGCAAGAAAAGTTTAAAGATTTCTTTGCCCGCCAAGCCGAAGCGCTGTATCCTGCCGGGCAGTCGAAACTAAAAAGCCGCTTGGTGCGTCTTTTACCCACCACCATGACCGCCCTGCTGTGGGAGCCCATGCCCAACCAAATAGACAGCTATCGTCTGTGTGTGCTTTGGGCAGGCGATTCGCGCGCTTATGCCTTGCTGCCTTCCAGCATAATATTGCTAACCAAAGACGACGTGCGTCAAGAAGAAGGAAACAGCGATTTGCTTGACCAGTTGGTCAATGATGCACCACTGAGCAACTGCATTCATGCTGGTGGGGACTTTACCATCAATCAAGCTTTTTATACGGTCGAAGCCCCCGTGTGTCTGTTGGTTGCTACCGATGGTTGTTTTGCTTATCTGCCGTCGCCGCCACATTTCGAGTACCTCTTGCGCCATACTCTGGAGCAGACTCATGGCGCAGGTATGCACAGCTGGGCAGAAATACTAAAAGAAAAACTTCACACCATAGCCGCCGATGACGCGAGCATGGCTCTGGTAGCATTAGGAGAAGCCGCTACCGACAATGCCCTGCTCTATTGGGTGTTTACCAAAGGAAATGCACATCTTTATCGTCGCTTTATTGCGCCATTGAATGAGTTAATTGTTCAAATGGAAGAGCTCAGAGAACGTAAAGAACAAATAGAAGAAAAGCTGAATGTATTGGAGCAGGAAAAGCAGCATTTACGCAAAAAACTGTGGGAAGCTTATTTAGCTTCTGGAAGAATGCAACAATTTTAA
- a CDS encoding M13 family metallopeptidase: protein MIMKQWYYALALTAVLGACQQKNEDKQQIDSTEVAAAPPIDLSNFDTTVSPCEDFFQYVNGGWIKKNPVPETESRWGSFNEVYERNQKILKEIAEKAAEAKAPKGSNEQLVGDFYASGMDSLTIEKEAPKWVKAELKAIETASSKEELLQQWVEQKKNGSRAMLSLFVMPDEKNSEQYAVYIYQGGLGMPDRDYYLKEDEDKQKIREAYKAYLTKLFQLSGSDETAAKQAAEIVFGIEKALAEASKSRVELRDPIANYNKMSIAEVEALAKPFSIQKALALAGATQAKEVIVGQPAFLKAVARIWQTTPLEDLKTYLKAHALNNGAPYWHHEFAQAHFEFYSKTLRGQKQNKERWKRVLASVDEGVGEALGQLYVQKAFPPEAKAKVMEMIDNLQYAYEQHIKSLNWMSEKTKEEALKKLAAFKRKIGYPDKWKDYTGLEIVRDNYWQNVKNTHRFEFERQVKRLGQPVDKTEWFMTPPTVNAYYNPPMNEIVFPAGILQPPFFNPNADDAVNYGGMGAVIGHELSHGFDDQGRQYDAEGNLRDWWMPEDAERFKERAQALSAQFSSYEVLPGVKVNGDLTLGENIADLGGLAIAYTALQKALEGKERKRIDGFTPEQRFFISWAQVWRTNAREEYLKQQVLVDPHSPARFRVNGPLSNLPEFHEAFGCKEGDKMYRKPEERVKIW, encoded by the coding sequence ATGATTATGAAGCAGTGGTATTATGCGCTGGCTTTGACTGCCGTCTTAGGGGCTTGCCAGCAAAAAAATGAAGACAAACAACAAATAGATTCTACGGAAGTAGCAGCTGCCCCACCTATCGACCTGTCGAACTTCGACACCACCGTGTCGCCTTGCGAAGACTTTTTTCAGTATGTCAATGGGGGATGGATAAAGAAAAACCCTGTCCCCGAGACAGAGAGCCGTTGGGGTAGCTTCAACGAAGTGTATGAGCGCAATCAAAAGATTTTGAAAGAAATAGCCGAAAAAGCTGCCGAAGCCAAGGCGCCCAAAGGAAGTAACGAGCAGTTGGTGGGCGACTTTTATGCTTCAGGTATGGACTCGCTCACTATAGAAAAGGAAGCACCTAAGTGGGTAAAAGCCGAATTGAAGGCTATAGAAACAGCTTCAAGCAAAGAAGAGTTGCTGCAACAATGGGTAGAGCAGAAGAAAAACGGCAGCCGTGCCATGCTTTCACTCTTTGTGATGCCCGACGAGAAAAACAGCGAGCAATATGCTGTGTATATTTATCAAGGAGGCTTAGGCATGCCCGACCGCGATTATTACCTCAAAGAAGACGAAGACAAACAAAAGATACGCGAAGCGTACAAGGCTTATTTGACTAAACTCTTTCAGTTGTCGGGCAGCGACGAAACGGCTGCCAAACAAGCGGCTGAGATTGTATTTGGCATAGAAAAAGCTTTGGCAGAGGCTTCCAAGTCACGGGTAGAACTGCGTGACCCCATTGCCAATTACAACAAAATGAGCATAGCGGAGGTCGAAGCACTGGCTAAGCCTTTCTCTATTCAAAAAGCATTGGCTTTGGCAGGGGCAACACAAGCCAAAGAGGTGATTGTAGGGCAGCCTGCTTTTTTGAAGGCAGTGGCACGTATCTGGCAAACAACCCCACTGGAAGATTTGAAAACTTACCTCAAAGCACACGCCCTTAACAATGGCGCTCCTTATTGGCATCATGAGTTTGCGCAAGCTCATTTTGAGTTTTACAGCAAAACCTTGCGTGGACAAAAGCAAAATAAAGAGCGTTGGAAGCGCGTGTTGGCAAGCGTGGACGAGGGCGTAGGCGAAGCGCTCGGGCAATTGTATGTACAGAAAGCCTTTCCTCCCGAAGCCAAAGCTAAAGTGATGGAGATGATAGACAACTTGCAGTATGCCTACGAGCAGCACATCAAGTCGTTGAATTGGATGAGTGAAAAAACCAAAGAAGAAGCATTGAAAAAACTAGCTGCCTTTAAGCGCAAAATAGGTTACCCAGACAAATGGAAGGATTACACCGGCTTAGAGATTGTGCGCGACAACTATTGGCAAAACGTGAAGAATACCCATCGCTTTGAGTTCGAGCGTCAAGTGAAGCGCTTGGGACAGCCTGTCGATAAAACCGAGTGGTTCATGACTCCACCCACGGTGAACGCCTACTACAATCCGCCCATGAATGAAATCGTTTTCCCGGCGGGCATCTTGCAGCCTCCTTTCTTCAACCCCAATGCCGACGACGCTGTAAACTATGGCGGCATGGGGGCAGTCATAGGGCATGAATTGAGCCATGGTTTCGATGACCAAGGGCGCCAATACGATGCCGAGGGCAACTTGCGTGATTGGTGGATGCCCGAAGATGCCGAACGCTTCAAAGAACGTGCGCAGGCACTGTCGGCACAATTCTCTTCTTATGAGGTGTTGCCCGGCGTGAAGGTGAACGGCGATTTGACTCTTGGCGAAAACATTGCTGACTTGGGCGGTTTGGCTATTGCTTACACCGCTTTGCAAAAAGCTCTGGAAGGCAAAGAACGTAAACGCATCGATGGCTTTACGCCCGAGCAGCGCTTCTTTATCTCTTGGGCGCAAGTGTGGCGCACCAATGCCCGTGAAGAGTATCTTAAACAACAGGTGTTGGTAGACCCCCATTCACCGGCACGCTTCCGTGTGAATGGTCCACTTTCCAATCTACCTGAATTCCATGAAGCATTTGGTTGTAAAGAAGGGGATAAAATGTACCGCAAGCCGGAAGAAAGGGTGAAAATCTGGTAA
- a CDS encoding T9SS type A sorting domain-containing protein codes for MKKALLSLVGIFVMIAFSISAYAQKIREVQLIEPDRFQTAGGLIGGAGDVGAIYYGAVPPNSSTKPVLVFIHGYTSNARVWWEDNDMYSKAYNDGYRTAFVSVHPDKSMWANGEMFASMLNRIANYYGVNRVVVIAHSKGGVDSDAALVHYGAYNRVERVITLGTPHFGTPLANLAQSGWVSWLSYVFGQKNEATYVLQTGYMDYFRSVTDPHPNRPRTNFRTFGAWGYSGVLTVSGWYLNLNGGNKDNGGNDGVVNYNSTKRPNSAVIFGKLDSRGNVNHFEIAEGSKMWSYIKGQLPGSLSREQAAEMIDGNYNPNAVVESSAQVIAAENGNATVLIEPGARALKIEVFTESPDEVWLLNPKTQERLLLQSEANLRNDFLGDFVHTAEVERPDAAEYIIRSSNNSRMVVIASTEGGSRLRFSSDLNAQKLTYERGEPMRLKVEVNGYLPNNAEVSGTLLYVGDLEGNPAEDGAAYRLSFERAGNGQFNTTFTEDLKPGIYAINLEARGTQMQKNIIHTIAVVERKATGSNQSPLDIEQAGFAIYPNPSTTGNFNIVLNKTDNPASIRIYDIAGRQIAAWNTTEVQSRWQAPTHLQNGIYLIEIEQDGQRHTQRLVLNR; via the coding sequence ATGAAAAAAGCATTACTCTCTTTGGTAGGCATCTTTGTGATGATTGCCTTTTCCATTTCAGCTTACGCTCAAAAAATACGTGAAGTACAGCTAATTGAACCAGACCGTTTTCAAACAGCGGGCGGCTTAATTGGCGGTGCCGGCGACGTGGGCGCTATCTATTACGGTGCCGTACCTCCCAACAGCAGCACCAAACCCGTGCTGGTATTCATCCATGGATATACCAGCAACGCGCGGGTTTGGTGGGAAGACAACGACATGTACAGCAAAGCCTATAACGACGGCTATCGTACTGCTTTCGTGTCAGTACATCCCGACAAGTCGATGTGGGCAAACGGAGAAATGTTTGCCAGCATGCTCAACAGAATCGCCAACTACTACGGTGTCAATCGCGTGGTGGTGATTGCCCATAGCAAAGGAGGCGTAGATAGCGATGCAGCACTGGTACATTATGGAGCCTATAATCGCGTGGAACGAGTAATTACCTTAGGTACGCCCCATTTTGGTACCCCTTTAGCCAATCTTGCGCAGAGCGGCTGGGTGTCGTGGTTGTCGTATGTGTTTGGACAAAAAAACGAAGCAACCTATGTGCTGCAAACCGGTTATATGGACTACTTCCGCAGTGTTACTGACCCTCACCCCAACCGCCCCAGAACGAACTTCCGCACTTTCGGTGCATGGGGATATAGCGGCGTTTTGACCGTGTCGGGCTGGTATTTGAACCTGAACGGAGGCAACAAAGACAATGGTGGCAACGACGGTGTGGTAAACTACAACAGTACCAAACGCCCCAACTCTGCTGTTATTTTTGGCAAGCTGGATAGCCGTGGTAATGTAAACCACTTCGAGATAGCCGAAGGCAGCAAGATGTGGAGCTATATCAAAGGGCAGCTGCCGGGTAGCCTCAGCCGCGAGCAAGCCGCCGAGATGATAGACGGTAATTACAACCCCAATGCAGTAGTAGAAAGCAGCGCACAAGTCATAGCTGCCGAAAACGGCAACGCCACTGTTTTGATAGAACCCGGTGCACGTGCACTTAAAATAGAAGTATTCACCGAGTCGCCGGATGAAGTATGGTTGCTTAATCCGAAAACGCAAGAGCGTCTCTTGCTGCAATCCGAAGCCAACTTGCGTAATGACTTTTTGGGCGATTTTGTACATACTGCTGAGGTTGAGCGCCCTGATGCTGCCGAATACATCATCCGCAGCTCGAACAATAGCCGCATGGTGGTGATTGCCTCTACCGAAGGAGGCAGCCGTCTGCGCTTCTCTTCCGACCTCAACGCCCAAAAGCTCACTTATGAGCGTGGCGAACCTATGCGTTTAAAGGTAGAAGTGAACGGTTATCTTCCCAATAATGCAGAAGTAAGCGGTACGCTGTTGTATGTAGGCGACTTGGAAGGCAATCCTGCCGAAGATGGCGCTGCCTACCGTTTAAGCTTCGAGCGTGCCGGCAACGGACAGTTCAACACTACCTTTACCGAAGACCTGAAGCCCGGCATCTATGCCATCAACCTCGAAGCACGCGGTACTCAAATGCAAAAGAATATCATACATACCATAGCCGTTGTAGAACGCAAAGCTACGGGCAGCAACCAAAGCCCATTAGACATAGAGCAAGCCGGCTTTGCAATATACCCGAACCCCAGCACTACTGGCAATTTCAATATTGTATTGAACAAAACAGACAACCCGGCAAGCATTCGTATATATGACATTGCAGGGCGCCAAATAGCTGCGTGGAACACCACCGAAGTACAAAGCCGTTGGCAAGCCCCCACGCATTTGCAGAATGGCATTTACCTCATTGAAATAGAACAAGACGGACAGCGCCACACGCAACGCCTCGTGCTCAACCGTTGA
- a CDS encoding DUF1207 domain-containing protein, which translates to MPAKDDYDIRTEKSRFVLYNEPILGIALPVALHHGNKWRWAVSMPLSFSVWFDFLEARTSPILNTDYRVGVLEWNAFFELSNMPFRNVGIRWLPLLHESTHLGDELTIERLRNALPITRINVSYEAMDIVLLIKRDGKS; encoded by the coding sequence ATGCCTGCCAAAGACGATTACGATATCCGTACTGAAAAAAGCCGCTTTGTACTTTACAATGAGCCTATTTTGGGCATTGCATTACCCGTAGCACTGCACCATGGCAACAAATGGCGTTGGGCTGTATCCATGCCTCTTTCTTTCTCCGTTTGGTTTGATTTTCTTGAAGCACGCACTTCGCCCATCTTGAATACTGACTACCGGGTGGGGGTGCTCGAGTGGAATGCTTTTTTTGAGTTGTCTAATATGCCTTTTCGCAATGTAGGTATTCGTTGGCTTCCGTTGCTGCATGAGAGCACCCACTTGGGCGATGAACTGACCATAGAGCGTTTGCGCAATGCCCTGCCTATTACTCGTATCAATGTAAGTTATGAAGCAATGGATATTGTTCTCTTGATTAAAAGGGATGGTAAGAGCTGA
- a CDS encoding DinB family protein, translating to MSKQKAHWLQRLQSMNQELEAFLRNIEAYNEQELHFKPAEDAWSIAQVINHLVLGETGTMSYIQKKLSYGPPPELTLLHRLRGQLLKLMLSLPLKFKAPAVVSHLPEQPDVAALIEQWRNTRRQMEEFIKNMPEEYEHKALFKHPISGRMGMGEILSFWEEHLRHHIRQIKRIEQRLAAIASKT from the coding sequence ATGAGTAAGCAAAAGGCACATTGGCTTCAACGTCTGCAAAGCATGAACCAAGAGCTTGAAGCGTTTTTGCGCAATATAGAAGCCTACAACGAACAAGAATTGCATTTTAAACCGGCAGAGGATGCATGGTCTATAGCTCAGGTAATCAATCACCTGGTGTTGGGTGAAACCGGTACCATGAGCTACATTCAAAAGAAATTATCGTATGGACCACCACCTGAGCTCACACTGCTGCATCGCCTGCGTGGGCAGCTGTTGAAACTGATGCTTTCGCTTCCGCTAAAGTTCAAAGCGCCTGCGGTAGTCAGCCACCTGCCCGAACAGCCCGATGTAGCTGCTTTGATAGAACAATGGCGTAACACACGCCGGCAAATGGAGGAGTTCATAAAGAATATGCCAGAAGAATACGAGCACAAAGCACTTTTCAAGCACCCCATTTCCGGGCGCATGGGTATGGGTGAAATTCTCTCTTTTTGGGAAGAGCATCTGCGCCACCATATCCGGCAAATCAAGCGCATTGAGCAACGTTTGGCAGCAATCGCCAGCAAAACATAG